CATTATATGATGAACAGTCACATGTTTTAATCCttattgaatattataactATACTCTAGTAATCCTTAACAAGAAAATTTAGGTAACTTTTCTTAAATTTCACATAGGAAGGCAATCTAATAAATTCAGGAAtttgattccaaattttttgGATCTAAATTTTTGGATCCAATTTTTTCCTGATCTAAATTAAACAGATAATCCGATGCATTACAGgaagtaaattaaatttgaaaacctgtggacttattctttctttttcaaAGAATCTTTTTTCTCCTCAGGGGATTTTTCCTCCCCGGCTTTTTTCTGAGGGGATTTTTCCTCCCCTGCTCCCCCATAGGCAGAATAATCTATCACACAACTTGTGATAATCTTCTCAATTCGATGGAACGGATCAAAGTTGACGCCAAGCTTGGAAGAAGCCTGAAATAACGAGAATTTGTTAAACTTCTTTTATGTAGAGTTGGTCTAAACGTGTCATAGGACTTGAAATGCCTGCTATCTaacctctaattaacctgcATGAGTTcataggttcgaatcctgcagGGAATTCCAAGGCCAGCGCTATAAATAAgtttgtaatgtttttttttaatgggaaGACTATTCAATGGGAGGGAataaatacatacaaatacatacaaatacatagGTACAAATACAAGGCAAGAATTTGATTCAGTGACATGCCCAGGTaatgtgttaccagatattcgaatagtaaactgcagctctaatattttagtatcaatgtgatattcaaatatttcgccTGCTCTACTCAGTATTTTTGGATTTGATTCATTatgtaaataaactattttatttccaaggtaaatcaaaacttggttggtatttgagtTTGCAACCTACAAAAAACTTTCTAATGTGAAAGTGGATCGCAACCATAAAAGACATTAGGCAGGCCTGCTGTAGAGAATaacccttaacctggtacacattacgGAATTATCCAATTGGCCTGGCCGTATtagaacgcaaaaaggtaaaaacacaaagtgttaatctatttcactcaagttcagcAGGCCATATTAAATCATGGGCTAATTGCCTATAATCTATTATATCTTACCGATATCAGGAACATCACAGTTAGTTGTAGAAGAACAACAGTGTTGAATGAGATCGGCAGGATTCCTAGAAGTTGTAGATTGTAAAGTAGAGAGAACAGAAGGCTGAGCTTTGTTACTCtgaaaaaaataggatattATGGTAAATTGCCAGTaactaaattcaaaattgtaagaacgggttctcttttgtGTCAAACTGGTTCTCTTATCTTAGAAAACCATTTCATGTTCCCAAAGAGCGATTCAGAATTCTAGAACAGGTTCCCTTATGTATCAAGCTCACTAACAACGGGttctttcattttcaaaaatgtatgaATGTCACTATCAGGGCTGGAGTCAAAGCCATGGAGCATAGCCTACCGGGTTAGATGGAGCCagagttaccacaaattttagTAGCACTAGCTCATAGCATCTTAtcaactttcattattttagtgatatttagaaattggagtcaaaacattgaattttgtttcatagtgaaatctatatttaaactcttttggaATTTGTAAACTTGATTGTCTGTCTGCTCTAAAGATTTGAAAATCTTTACTCCTGCTCGGATGTGCCAGAAgtttgcaataaattgaaactccATAGCCCAGTCACTAATTACCGTAATAATTACCGTAATTTTTATGTCTCGATTTGTAACAAATCAATACTCACGTCGCCAAATGAATAGATTTCACGGTTTCATGATTCCATTGTTTCCTCACAAACGTTGCAGCATTTTTGACGAACCCCCCTCCGCAGGCTCCAAACATTCCAAGAATAGTACAGATCAAGAGAGAGTCAGGGAAAGCTCCACGACCAAGTTTCACtcctaaattatgaaaataattgtttgaaatCACAAGAGAGTAGAATTCTAATAATTGCACATACGTGGAGATGAGCACAGCGAAATAAAGTGTTGTCGTGTGAGAATCGTagtggaacaaaattattttttgaagtgaaCAATACCTTCAGAAATACCTGAATTACGAAAACGTTGTTTggaataacaagagagcaacgctttGCATTCATACCAGCAGGCAGCACATGTATCAATGCTTAAATATAAATTGGCCTTAATTGAGAACCGAGACTACGAAAGAAAAACAAGCACAGTGGAACACAGCGTATTTCCGTGTGTCATGAAATAAAGttcttacaaattaaatttgtccTGAAATCTGgaacaaatgactggctaacttACACCATACCCAACACAGACTTGTAACTGAAAGAGAGGCGACGGTACGTTCTATTATTAAGCTGTCTTACCAACATTCCTTTCCCCTGatataaacatgaaaatcatTCCTAAACGGCTGGAATTGCGAAGTTTGatgcaaatttttcacaaacatCAAGTATCAGAAAgtgtaaacaaatatatagcaaaccttttataatttttcttgttCGGATCATTTCTTTTCCCAGAACAATCACTAACATCGCTGGTTTCCATGACAACAAATTATAAATGCCATCTTTGGGAGAGTAGAAGATGTGCCACCATACTATTGTCATCATGAGAACtgactgaaatgaaaaattataattcatttatATGTCCAGGCTATCATATGCTATATTGCCACCGATACCTGTCGATACGTAAGGATCTACAATTTTACGAATGATTGAAATCTTTCCGGTTTAGCACAGCCTActccagcgtttctcaaactgtgttccgcagAACACTACCAGTCTGCAAGGTTAGAACAGAGGTCGAAATTACGACTCAATTGGTCGC
This is a stretch of genomic DNA from Styela clava chromosome 2, kaStyClav1.hap1.2, whole genome shotgun sequence. It encodes these proteins:
- the LOC144420011 gene encoding trimeric intracellular cation channel type B-A-like, whose translation is MDVSSIADATNNLIVYLATIIEIAHYTLVIYGVRNDWGELKARKQPVATWLMSIACCYGGGMVISVCVGKPALTPLSNNQSVLMMTIVWWHIFYSPKDGIYNLLSWKPAMLVIVLGKEMIRTRKIIKGVKLGRGAFPDSLLICTILGMFGACGGGFVKNAATFVRKQWNHETVKSIHLATVTKLSLLFSLLYNLQLLGILPISFNTVVLLQLTVMFLISASSKLGVNFDPFHRIEKIITSCVIDYSAYGGAGEEKSPQKKAGEEKSPEEKKDSLKKKE